One Canis lupus dingo isolate Sandy chromosome 3, ASM325472v2, whole genome shotgun sequence DNA window includes the following coding sequences:
- the RAMAC gene encoding RNA guanine-N7 methyltransferase activating subunit: protein MTDTSEAVPNFEEMFASRFTEDDKEYQEYLKRPPESPPIIEEWNSRAGGNQRNRGNRLQDNRQFRGRDSRRGWPSDNRSNQWHGRSWGSNYPQHRQEPYYPHQYGHYGYNQRPPYGYY from the exons ATGACAGACACTTCTGAAGCTGTTCCCAATTTTGAAGAGATGTTTGCCAGTAGATTCACAGAAGATGACAAAGAGTACCAGGAATACCTGAAACGCCCTCCTGAGTCCCCTCCAATCATTGAGGAATGGAATAGCAGAGCTGGTGGGAACCAGAGAAACAGAGGCAATCG GTTGCAAGATAACAGACAGTTTCGAGGTAGGGATAGCAGACGGGGGTGGCCAAGTGACAATCGATCCAATCAGTGGCATGGACGATCCTGGGGTAGCAATTACCCACAGCACAGACAAGAACCTTACTACCCCCACCAGTATGGACACTATGGTTACAACCAGCGGCCTCCCTATGGTTACTATTGA